The Fimbriimonadaceae bacterium nucleotide sequence CCGCACATCTCACTCTCGGAGCCGTCGGGGTTCCACATTCGCATCCGGAAATCGGCGCCGTCCCCATATTCGCCCACGATTAGGCCATCAGCGCCAACCCCAAAATGTCGGTCGCAGGTCGCCCTTGCCAGCGCTTGGAAGTCAACGTCGCCGTGCTTTCCGGTGAAGTTGTCAAGCATAACGAAATCGTTGCCGATTCCGTGCATCTTGACGAAGGGAATCAATCTTCTCTTTCTTCCTCGTGGTGGTTGTCGTTCGGTTGCCGATAGGTGGAGATTTGCCGCGTGGGCACCACACTCGCCATCGCGTGCTTATAGACCAACTGTGTCGGTTTTCCGGGAGAATCAAGCAATACCGTAAATGCGTCGAATCCGCGTACTTGCCCTCGAAGCTGAACGCTATTCGTTAGGTAGATCGTAACTC carries:
- the hfq gene encoding RNA chaperone Hfq, translating into MAKSINLQDMFLNQVRKEGIGVTIYLTNSVQLRGQVRGFDAFTVLLDSPGKPTQLVYKHAMASVVPTRQISTYRQPNDNHHEEERED